In one Nostoc sp. KVJ3 genomic region, the following are encoded:
- a CDS encoding ABC transporter permease, which produces MEFDTGISRVVKLIFLSGMAQIAEDAGRNMRTFCDRILGSRFWALFRKEVSQILHNRQLLIQILIPPTLLLLLFGSALNPTFKDLRVGITDYSHSRASREFLELLSQTSAFDIAQYYANEQDMTADLAKGNLTVGITIPSEFDRDLARQRPTQVQALFDAVDANTASIASGYLSQLVGDYNSRRLASNQRHQGTGITATNGISSTTNNSSNPSNPSNPISGANATLQRNQVQLVATILYNPGLEGSWFIVTGTTGILLTTIGLQAAASLVVREKEAGTIEQLLMTPASNTEVILAKIAPLLVLLTFDAAIALMVGKIAFSLPIRGNLLVFFSISVLYFLVGISIGIMIACYVKSEQQAQLISFFISPPIILLSGGSSPISSMPTYMQWLSYCDPLRYYIEVCRGVILKGVGFAELWSQVLILLVFAIVLLALSIRRFRNQLT; this is translated from the coding sequence GTGGAGTTCGATACTGGCATTAGCCGCGTTGTCAAGCTTATTTTTCTTTCTGGCATGGCGCAAATTGCGGAAGATGCAGGTAGAAATATGAGAACTTTCTGCGATCGCATTTTAGGCAGCCGCTTTTGGGCACTTTTTCGCAAAGAAGTTTCGCAAATTCTGCACAATCGCCAGTTATTGATTCAAATCTTGATACCGCCTACGCTGCTGCTGCTACTGTTCGGGTCTGCGCTGAACCCAACGTTTAAAGACTTGCGGGTTGGCATCACCGACTATAGCCATAGTCGGGCTTCACGAGAATTTCTTGAACTGTTGAGTCAAACCAGTGCCTTTGATATTGCTCAGTACTACGCCAATGAGCAGGATATGACAGCAGATTTAGCGAAGGGCAATCTGACTGTGGGTATCACCATCCCCTCGGAATTTGATCGCGACCTTGCCCGTCAACGCCCGACACAAGTGCAGGCACTCTTCGATGCTGTAGATGCCAATACTGCTAGTATTGCTTCTGGCTATTTGAGTCAGTTGGTGGGTGACTACAACTCTCGACGTTTGGCTAGCAATCAACGTCATCAAGGCACAGGGATCACCGCAACTAATGGAATAAGTTCAACCACGAATAACTCATCTAATCCATCAAACCCATCAAATCCGATTTCAGGAGCTAACGCAACCCTACAACGCAATCAAGTTCAACTTGTAGCAACGATCCTCTACAATCCCGGCTTAGAAGGTTCTTGGTTCATTGTAACTGGAACCACTGGCATTTTGCTAACTACGATTGGTCTTCAAGCCGCCGCTTCTTTAGTGGTGCGTGAGAAAGAAGCAGGGACAATCGAACAACTGCTGATGACACCTGCTTCTAACACCGAAGTCATCTTGGCAAAAATTGCGCCCCTACTGGTTCTGCTGACCTTCGATGCTGCGATCGCACTTATGGTCGGAAAAATTGCTTTCAGTTTGCCGATTCGAGGCAATCTTCTAGTCTTTTTTAGTATCTCAGTACTCTATTTTTTGGTAGGAATTAGTATTGGCATCATGATTGCCTGCTATGTCAAAAGCGAGCAACAGGCGCAGCTGATCTCGTTCTTTATTAGCCCACCGATCATACTCTTGTCTGGAGGTAGTTCACCCATTTCCTCCATGCCAACCTATATGCAGTGGTTGTCTTATTGTGATCCACTGCGTTACTACATCGAAGTTTGTCGTGGCGTGATATTGAAAGGAGTGGGGTTTGCAGAGTTATGGTCTCAAGTGCTGATTCTGTTAGTGTTTGCGATCGTGCTACTGGCATTGAGCATTCGGCGGTTTCGCAATCAATTAACTTAA
- a CDS encoding ABC transporter ATP-binding protein — protein MANMILMEGITKTYHLGELDVPVLKEIDLSIEDGEYVAIMGASGSGKSTLMNIIGCLDRPTSGQYILDGRELTTLDDDELADIRNQYIGFVFQQFNLLPRLTALENVMLPMIYADVSRSERIQSATVALEKIGLGDRLTNRPSQLSGGQQQRVAIARALVNHPALVLADEPTGALDSKTSHEIMNLLTELNQQGTTIAIVTHDASVADQTKRVIQMQDGVIVERAIAVISKSALKNQPM, from the coding sequence ATGGCAAACATGATTTTAATGGAGGGCATCACGAAAACCTATCACTTGGGAGAATTGGATGTCCCCGTTCTGAAGGAAATTGATTTATCGATTGAAGATGGGGAATATGTGGCGATTATGGGGGCTTCGGGTTCAGGGAAATCGACACTGATGAACATCATCGGCTGTCTGGATCGTCCTACGAGTGGACAATATATCTTAGATGGTAGAGAGTTGACGACTCTGGATGATGATGAACTTGCAGATATCCGCAATCAATATATTGGTTTCGTGTTTCAACAATTCAATTTGTTGCCTCGGTTGACGGCACTAGAGAATGTCATGCTACCGATGATTTATGCAGATGTATCCCGATCAGAACGAATACAATCCGCGACTGTAGCCTTAGAAAAGATTGGGTTGGGCGATCGCTTAACAAATCGCCCTAGCCAACTTTCGGGAGGACAGCAACAGCGAGTAGCGATCGCTCGTGCATTGGTGAATCATCCCGCCTTAGTATTGGCGGATGAACCAACGGGGGCTTTAGATTCTAAAACTTCTCACGAGATTATGAATTTGCTGACGGAATTAAATCAACAGGGAACTACGATCGCAATTGTCACCCATGATGCGTCGGTAGCAGATCAGACAAAGCGGGTGATTCAAATGCAGGATGGCGTGATTGTTGAGAGAGCGATCGCTGTGATAAGTAAGTCGGCGTTAAAAAATCAACCTATGTAA
- a CDS encoding amidohydrolase family protein, whose product MEFNRVFIQPQKKIKKIALEEHFLTQALAPYSANSEQGVTPEAMEDFKKRLADFDGLRLEEMDKAGIDISVLSATTPGVQVEPNAIVAVRKAKETNDFLAKTIQRHPTRYAGFAHLPMQDPAAAASELERAVQQLGFKGALINGHTNGEYLDDEKFFPVWEQAQNLDVPIYLHPANPKVEPVVLSGYPELAGPMWGWQTETSSHVMRLIVGGVFDRFPKTTVILGHMGEGLPFDLWRLDSRYVIVPHSKALAKQPSQYIRDNIVITTSGVDSFPPLLCSILALGSERILFSVDYPYESSQEAADFINKAPISETDRERICFRNAERILKLA is encoded by the coding sequence ATGGAATTTAACCGCGTCTTCATTCAGCCACAAAAGAAGATCAAGAAAATAGCGCTGGAAGAACACTTCCTAACACAGGCGCTCGCACCCTACTCCGCAAACTCCGAGCAAGGCGTGACCCCAGAAGCAATGGAGGATTTCAAAAAACGCCTAGCCGACTTCGATGGCTTGAGGTTGGAGGAGATGGACAAGGCGGGTATTGATATCTCGGTGTTGAGTGCGACAACGCCAGGTGTGCAGGTCGAACCTAACGCCATAGTCGCTGTGCGAAAGGCGAAAGAAACAAATGACTTTCTGGCAAAAACTATTCAGCGACACCCCACTCGCTACGCGGGCTTTGCCCATTTGCCAATGCAAGATCCTGCGGCGGCTGCCAGCGAACTTGAACGGGCGGTACAGCAACTCGGCTTTAAGGGAGCGCTCATCAATGGCCACACCAATGGTGAATACCTCGACGACGAAAAATTCTTCCCAGTCTGGGAACAGGCACAAAATCTGGACGTACCCATCTACCTACATCCCGCTAACCCGAAGGTTGAGCCTGTCGTACTGAGCGGTTATCCCGAATTAGCGGGACCCATGTGGGGGTGGCAAACCGAAACGTCCAGCCACGTGATGCGACTCATTGTGGGTGGTGTTTTTGATCGGTTCCCAAAAACGACAGTCATACTCGGGCACATGGGAGAGGGATTGCCCTTTGACCTTTGGCGACTCGATAGCCGCTATGTGATCGTGCCGCACAGCAAGGCTCTCGCCAAGCAGCCATCTCAATACATTAGGGACAATATCGTTATCACAACGAGTGGTGTCGATTCCTTTCCGCCGCTTCTCTGCTCGATTTTGGCCCTCGGTTCGGAGCGAATTCTGTTTTCTGTTGATTATCCATACGAGTCAAGTCAAGAGGCGGCGGACTTTATCAACAAAGCGCCGATCAGTGAAACAGACCGAGAGCGAATATGCTTTCGCAATGCCGAGCGTATTCTGAAGCTTGCATGA
- a CDS encoding ABC transporter permease: protein MSVETLLGNKLRTGLTMLGVIIGISSVIAITSVGQGVQKSTELQIQALGTNVMVVTAGAARTGGISQGAGSASTLTWEDAKAIAKQVPAAKSVSAFLQRNSIQIVRGNTNIATTLLGTDLNYPTIKNIHPQTGLFFSQGDLDAGRPVAFLGSTVRDELFNTNESVIGADLRIRGKRYTVVGVAESKGTAGGQDLDDVIYIPLTNMSAQIVGNNALTGVAINGFWLEALDGDQLNSAQFQVTNILRLRHGIHPSDVDDFRITNLVDIISTFSSVMGSFTLMIGAIAGISLIVGGIGIANIMLVSVMERTREIGIRKAVGATGTDILRQFLTEAIVISTVGGVIGVGLGIGFAFAAATVFKFPFIVPLWSIGAGFSLSFVVGILAGGIPARNAAKLDPISALHNE from the coding sequence ATGTCAGTCGAAACGCTTTTGGGCAACAAACTGCGGACTGGCTTGACCATGTTGGGGGTAATTATTGGCATCTCCTCAGTGATTGCGATTACCTCCGTGGGACAGGGTGTGCAGAAGTCAACGGAGTTACAAATCCAAGCCTTGGGAACAAACGTCATGGTAGTCACGGCGGGGGCAGCCAGAACAGGCGGCATCAGCCAAGGCGCAGGTTCAGCCAGCACACTAACGTGGGAAGATGCTAAGGCGATCGCTAAACAAGTCCCAGCCGCTAAATCGGTTTCGGCATTCTTACAACGCAATTCAATTCAGATCGTCCGGGGCAATACCAACATTGCCACTACCCTTTTAGGCACGGATTTGAACTACCCAACCATAAAAAACATTCATCCCCAAACGGGACTCTTTTTTAGTCAAGGGGATTTGGATGCTGGCCGCCCTGTGGCGTTTCTTGGTTCCACTGTGCGCGATGAATTATTTAACACAAATGAATCCGTGATTGGGGCTGATTTACGGATTCGGGGTAAGCGCTACACCGTGGTAGGAGTGGCGGAATCGAAGGGAACGGCGGGTGGACAGGATCTCGACGATGTGATTTATATTCCCCTAACCAATATGTCTGCCCAAATTGTCGGTAATAACGCTTTAACGGGTGTAGCAATTAATGGATTTTGGTTAGAAGCGCTTGATGGCGATCAACTGAACTCGGCTCAATTTCAGGTGACAAATATTCTGCGTCTACGGCATGGCATTCATCCGTCAGATGTCGATGATTTTCGGATTACCAATCTAGTTGATATTATCAGCACTTTCAGCAGCGTCATGGGTTCATTTACCTTGATGATAGGTGCGATCGCAGGTATTTCTCTGATTGTCGGCGGCATTGGGATTGCCAACATCATGCTAGTTTCGGTGATGGAACGAACGCGAGAAATCGGCATTCGCAAAGCTGTAGGTGCAACCGGCACAGATATTTTAAGGCAGTTTTTGACTGAAGCGATCGTTATCTCTACAGTTGGCGGTGTGATTGGCGTGGGATTGGGCATTGGGTTCGCGTTTGCGGCTGCAACTGTGTTCAAATTTCCGTTTATTGTGCCGTTGTGGTCGATTGGGGCAGGGTTTAGCCTTTCCTTCGTTGTTGGTATTTTGGCTGGCGGCATCCCAGCGCGTAATGCTGCCAAATTAGATCCGATTTCAGCACTACACAATGAGTAA
- a CDS encoding efflux RND transporter periplasmic adaptor subunit, whose amino-acid sequence MTIALKPKELKPKELKPNGLSKLKANKWLLGLLILISIIGVSYLAYYQLVVVPQQQAKLKIQTALVKRGNLTIAVSANGTVEPERSVNVSPKTSGILKQLLVKEGDSVQLGQVLAYMDASNLQGQLRQAQGNLAAAEANVQKLLNGNRTQDIATAKAQLAEQDANLQKLLNGNRLQEVAQAQAQLRDAQYALRQANDDLKRNQQLYNSGAIALQSLNTFRTSRDRAQTQVKQTQAAASLMRSGTRPEEITQAKALLKQKQEALSLSQEGSRPEDIQQARAQVTAAEGAVQIIQTNINDMVIHAPFSGIVARKFADPGSFVTPTTAGSSVSSASSSSILALASTNQIVAQVAEANIAQIRMGLVATIQADAYPGKTFTGQVTQIATQSDVVQNVTSFEVKTSVPDPQHLLRSGMNVTVDFKAGELKNVLVVPTGAIVQQNNSQGVFVAKGKGDSVFVPIVVGITVNDKTEVKSGLTGNEHVLLSFPPGTRKVSTPNGRPS is encoded by the coding sequence ATGACCATTGCCCTAAAACCGAAGGAACTAAAGCCTAAAGAACTAAAGCCGAATGGACTCAGTAAGCTAAAAGCAAATAAATGGCTACTTGGTTTACTGATATTGATTTCCATAATTGGCGTTAGCTATCTCGCTTATTACCAACTGGTTGTAGTGCCTCAACAGCAAGCAAAGCTGAAGATTCAAACGGCTTTAGTTAAGCGGGGCAATCTTACGATCGCGGTTTCTGCAAATGGAACTGTTGAACCCGAACGTTCAGTTAATGTAAGTCCCAAAACGTCAGGGATTCTGAAGCAACTGCTAGTTAAAGAAGGCGATTCTGTACAACTTGGGCAGGTGCTTGCTTACATGGATGCCTCGAATCTTCAGGGGCAATTACGGCAGGCTCAGGGAAATCTGGCGGCGGCTGAAGCAAATGTGCAAAAATTACTCAATGGGAATCGAACTCAAGACATCGCCACAGCAAAGGCACAACTGGCTGAACAAGACGCAAATCTCCAAAAATTACTTAATGGAAATCGACTCCAGGAAGTTGCCCAAGCCCAAGCCCAGTTAAGGGATGCTCAATATGCCCTGCGTCAAGCTAACGATGATCTTAAAAGAAATCAACAACTCTATAACTCAGGTGCGATCGCTCTCCAAAGTCTGAATACCTTCCGTACTAGCCGCGATCGCGCCCAGACTCAAGTCAAGCAAACACAAGCAGCTGCTTCATTGATGCGATCGGGAACTCGGCCAGAAGAGATTACTCAAGCCAAGGCACTCCTCAAACAGAAACAGGAGGCTCTATCACTCTCTCAAGAAGGGTCACGACCGGAAGACATTCAGCAAGCCCGCGCCCAAGTAACGGCGGCTGAAGGAGCGGTGCAAATTATCCAGACAAATATCAATGATATGGTGATCCATGCACCCTTTAGTGGGATTGTCGCCCGGAAATTTGCCGATCCTGGCTCATTTGTCACGCCTACTACCGCAGGTAGTTCGGTTTCTTCTGCTTCATCGTCTTCCATCTTGGCTCTCGCATCCACGAACCAGATTGTTGCCCAGGTTGCAGAAGCGAACATTGCCCAAATTCGGATGGGTCTAGTTGCGACAATTCAGGCAGATGCCTATCCGGGGAAAACTTTTACTGGACAGGTAACGCAAATTGCGACCCAGTCTGATGTTGTGCAAAACGTGACCAGCTTTGAGGTGAAGACATCAGTGCCAGATCCCCAACATCTGCTGCGATCGGGGATGAATGTAACTGTGGACTTTAAAGCCGGAGAGTTAAAAAATGTGCTGGTGGTGCCGACTGGAGCGATCGTTCAACAAAACAATTCTCAGGGCGTATTTGTGGCCAAGGGCAAAGGCGATTCTGTCTTTGTGCCGATTGTAGTTGGGATAACGGTGAATGACAAAACCGAGGTAAAGTCTGGCTTAACCGGAAACGAACACGTCTTACTCAGCTTTCCACCTGGAACCCGTAAGGTTTCTACACCTAATGGCAGACCTTCATAA
- a CDS encoding clan AA aspartic protease, translating into MIYGRLVDGRVIAPVIFRLPGQPNFSLDFVMDTGFNGYLTLPVQAVSAMNLPSYSSTPIKLADGSEALSAIHLATIVWDDVEKIVLVLASGYKPLLGTAMMEEYHLEIDFEDNGLVSLEKISRAA; encoded by the coding sequence ATGATTTACGGAAGATTGGTTGATGGTAGGGTGATCGCTCCGGTGATTTTTCGTTTACCTGGACAACCAAATTTTTCCCTGGATTTTGTTATGGATACTGGATTCAACGGCTATCTTACCTTACCAGTTCAAGCAGTAAGTGCAATGAATCTTCCCTCGTATTCCAGTACACCTATAAAGTTAGCTGACGGTAGCGAAGCTTTATCAGCTATACATTTAGCAACTATTGTTTGGGATGATGTAGAAAAGATAGTCCTTGTTTTAGCTTCTGGTTATAAGCCTTTACTGGGAACTGCAATGATGGAAGAATATCATCTTGAGATAGATTTTGAAGACAATGGTTTGGTTTCGTTAGAAAAAATAAGTAGAGCGGCGTGA
- a CDS encoding ATP-binding cassette domain-containing protein: MTQTLPARAKTQRLNAPIISIRDLSHRYGKHADEAVAGINLDVFPGEIFGLIGPDGAGKTTTFQILSGVMPQTSGIVEVLGAAPREVRPQMGYLTQRFSLYLDMSVLENVKYAAGLREVSDADLKTRSDRYFSLLDLTRFKDRLAGKLSGGMKQKLALCCTLIHNPRVVLLDEPTTGVDPVSRREFWDILAQLSSTEGITTVVATPYLDEAERCNRIAFMYEGKIQQSDTPAKVKASLGVQRLEVFLPVAQLDQAEDMLTKNVDFRETISDVQRFGDHLDVLTAQPQQTTKDIYRILEQQQIQVENINTDSPTLENTFVSRLRDLKGDAAAGEYPRIDRQAKSTGTAIGAEHLNKVFGNFHAINDLNLDIQYGEVFGLLGANGAGKTTAIKILCGLLPASSGKVSLAGATGALRSAAVRQKIGYMSQKFTLYDDLTIDQNLDFYCGVYGIPLGNRPAKKQWVLEMSDLVGQGNMMTVDLPGGWKQRVAFGASVMHEPKILFLDEPTSGVDPLARRQFWRWINEFARNGMAILVTTHYLEEAEQCHRLGFMVAGELVAQGSPRQVKDAQPGQLVEWECAPLQQASDLLKQQFDRWRVSIFGDRLHTVLDDLQTQVPQVEQWLKEDGVDVQSHREIEFSLEDVFINVVDQARQRGLDVPTD, from the coding sequence ATGACACAAACACTTCCCGCACGGGCTAAGACTCAGCGCCTAAATGCACCGATTATCTCCATCCGTGATTTAAGCCACCGCTACGGAAAACACGCGGATGAAGCCGTCGCAGGGATCAATCTAGATGTCTTTCCCGGTGAGATATTTGGGTTAATTGGTCCCGACGGTGCAGGCAAAACAACCACTTTTCAGATTTTATCGGGCGTGATGCCCCAAACTAGCGGCATTGTTGAAGTATTGGGAGCGGCACCGAGAGAAGTACGCCCCCAGATGGGCTATCTAACTCAGCGCTTCAGCCTTTACCTAGATATGAGTGTTTTAGAGAACGTGAAATATGCGGCAGGCTTGCGAGAAGTGAGTGATGCTGATCTTAAGACTCGCAGCGATCGCTATTTTAGTTTACTAGACTTAACCCGCTTTAAAGACCGTTTAGCCGGAAAACTTTCGGGCGGCATGAAACAAAAACTTGCTTTGTGCTGTACGCTGATCCACAATCCACGAGTGGTCTTGCTTGACGAGCCGACGACAGGCGTTGATCCCGTTTCGCGGCGAGAGTTTTGGGATATTTTGGCGCAGCTTTCGAGTACAGAAGGCATTACCACCGTGGTTGCAACGCCCTACCTAGACGAGGCGGAGCGTTGTAACCGCATTGCCTTTATGTATGAGGGCAAGATTCAGCAGAGTGACACGCCCGCTAAGGTGAAGGCAAGCTTAGGAGTGCAGCGATTAGAGGTATTTTTGCCTGTTGCTCAACTGGATCAGGCAGAAGATATGCTCACTAAGAATGTTGATTTTCGAGAAACTATTTCTGATGTGCAACGCTTTGGCGATCACCTTGATGTGCTGACTGCCCAACCTCAGCAAACCACGAAGGATATTTACCGAATCTTAGAACAGCAGCAGATCCAGGTCGAGAACATTAATACTGATTCGCCCACGCTTGAAAATACCTTCGTTTCAAGGCTACGTGATCTCAAAGGTGATGCGGCGGCTGGCGAATATCCGCGTATTGATCGACAAGCAAAATCTACGGGAACGGCGATCGGGGCAGAACATCTCAACAAAGTATTTGGAAATTTCCATGCCATTAACGACCTCAACTTAGACATTCAATATGGTGAAGTGTTTGGGTTATTAGGCGCTAACGGTGCCGGAAAGACAACTGCGATTAAAATTTTGTGTGGATTGTTGCCCGCGAGTTCTGGCAAGGTTTCGCTTGCAGGTGCAACGGGCGCATTACGCAGTGCGGCGGTGCGTCAAAAAATTGGCTATATGTCGCAAAAATTCACGCTCTATGATGACTTAACCATCGACCAAAACCTGGATTTTTACTGCGGTGTTTATGGCATTCCCCTTGGCAATCGTCCCGCCAAAAAACAATGGGTGCTAGAAATGAGCGATCTGGTAGGTCAAGGCAATATGATGACCGTCGATCTCCCTGGTGGTTGGAAGCAACGGGTTGCCTTTGGTGCCTCAGTCATGCACGAACCCAAGATTCTGTTTCTCGATGAACCCACATCGGGTGTCGATCCCCTGGCACGACGGCAATTTTGGCGCTGGATCAATGAGTTTGCTCGCAATGGGATGGCGATTTTAGTTACCACTCACTACTTAGAGGAGGCGGAGCAGTGCCATCGCTTGGGCTTTATGGTAGCGGGAGAATTGGTTGCTCAAGGATCTCCGCGTCAAGTCAAAGATGCTCAACCGGGGCAATTAGTCGAGTGGGAGTGTGCCCCGTTGCAGCAAGCTTCAGACCTGCTCAAACAACAATTCGATCGCTGGCGAGTCTCGATTTTTGGCGATCGCTTGCACACCGTTCTAGATGATCTCCAAACGCAAGTGCCTCAAGTCGAACAGTGGCTCAAGGAAGATGGCGTTGACGTACAGAGCCATCGTGAAATTGAGTTCTCTTTAGAAGATGTGTTCATTAATGTGGTGGATCAAGCGCGGCAACGCGGTCTTGATGTCCCCACAGATTAG
- a CDS encoding general stress protein — MTYTHTVVAHFPSHAEAERVVLELRKSGFDMQKLSIIGKDYQTTEHVRGFLTWKDTAKAGAAGGGYWGSFVGGLFGILAGAGVLFIPGVAPIIIAGPIAGVLAGWLEGTLVGAAGAAAVGGLAGALGGLGIPKHEILKYETQIQAGEFIILVTGSNEDVSQARQMLDRISHGMSISIPV, encoded by the coding sequence ATGACATATACACATACGGTTGTTGCTCATTTCCCCTCCCATGCAGAAGCAGAAAGGGTTGTATTGGAGCTACGAAAATCAGGCTTCGATATGCAAAAGCTCTCGATTATTGGCAAAGACTACCAAACCACTGAACATGTGCGGGGATTTCTCACCTGGAAAGATACGGCCAAAGCTGGAGCCGCAGGGGGTGGTTATTGGGGTAGCTTCGTCGGAGGTTTATTTGGCATTTTAGCAGGGGCTGGAGTGCTGTTTATTCCCGGAGTCGCTCCGATCATCATTGCTGGCCCCATTGCAGGAGTATTGGCGGGTTGGTTGGAAGGAACACTTGTTGGTGCTGCTGGTGCTGCTGCTGTCGGAGGACTCGCAGGTGCTTTAGGAGGGTTAGGAATCCCCAAGCACGAGATACTGAAGTACGAAACTCAAATCCAAGCAGGTGAGTTCATAATCCTTGTGACAGGCAGCAACGAAGATGTCAGTCAGGCGAGGCAGATGCTAGACAGAATTAGTCATGGAATGAGCATTTCGATTCCTGTCTAA
- a CDS encoding ABC transporter permease encodes MAIRSKRIIAQIIKELTQLGRDRLTLLMALGLPLVLLLVFGFSTSLAVNRINIAIQDLDSTRISREYIATFERTNKFKLVAQGSTVNVPRLLDTGQAAAGVIIPPEFARDLRRPEREAQVQVLVDGTDANTANLVRAYARATTNAFTENLRSPGSSTTNLIAENSRPSSATPVTLQTRLWYNPGLETLQYIGPGALAITVTLFPALLAGLATAKEREQNTITQIYASSMTGAEYLLGKAAAFWLVGMAEVLFTNVESWGFFGLWFAGDPIPLIIGSALYIACVVLWGIFMGANAATQSAVIQFVSLTAFLLSMQFSGYIYPISNIPIYIRWISALVPASYYILLTRDAYVRGVGWIGVWSSILALAALSSLFFFLAWRKLRKMQVEI; translated from the coding sequence ATGGCAATCCGGTCAAAACGCATCATTGCTCAAATCATTAAAGAACTGACTCAATTGGGACGCGATCGCCTGACCTTGCTCATGGCACTAGGCTTACCCTTGGTGCTACTCTTGGTGTTTGGCTTTTCGACCTCCCTTGCTGTCAACCGTATCAACATTGCGATTCAAGACTTAGATAGCACCCGTATCAGCCGCGAGTATATTGCCACTTTTGAGCGTACCAACAAATTTAAACTGGTTGCCCAAGGATCAACGGTTAACGTGCCTCGGCTGCTGGACACCGGACAGGCTGCTGCTGGGGTAATTATTCCACCAGAGTTCGCGCGCGATCTGCGGCGACCTGAGCGAGAAGCTCAAGTGCAGGTGTTGGTGGATGGCACTGATGCGAATACGGCTAACCTTGTGCGGGCTTATGCTAGAGCCACGACCAACGCCTTCACCGAAAACCTGCGATCGCCCGGTTCATCCACCACCAATCTAATCGCTGAAAATTCACGCCCCTCCTCTGCGACTCCAGTAACCCTACAGACCCGGCTCTGGTATAACCCCGGTCTGGAAACTTTGCAATACATCGGACCCGGAGCACTGGCAATTACAGTGACGCTGTTTCCAGCATTACTGGCAGGGCTAGCGACCGCAAAAGAACGTGAGCAGAATACGATTACTCAAATTTATGCCTCTAGCATGACGGGAGCAGAGTATTTATTGGGCAAAGCCGCTGCCTTTTGGTTAGTGGGCATGGCAGAAGTGCTGTTCACCAATGTCGAGTCATGGGGCTTTTTCGGGCTATGGTTTGCTGGAGACCCGATACCTCTCATCATTGGGTCGGCACTGTATATTGCCTGCGTTGTCCTGTGGGGTATTTTTATGGGTGCTAATGCCGCCACTCAGAGTGCCGTTATTCAGTTTGTTTCCTTGACGGCTTTCTTACTATCTATGCAATTTTCTGGGTATATTTACCCGATTTCTAATATTCCAATCTACATTCGCTGGATTTCCGCGCTTGTGCCTGCCAGTTACTACATTTTGCTCACACGCGATGCTTATGTGCGTGGCGTAGGTTGGATCGGCGTGTGGAGTTCGATACTGGCATTAGCCGCGTTGTCAAGCTTATTTTTCTTTCTGGCATGGCGCAAATTGCGGAAGATGCAGGTAGAAATATGA